A window from Electrophorus electricus isolate fEleEle1 chromosome 7, fEleEle1.pri, whole genome shotgun sequence encodes these proteins:
- the LOC113588423 gene encoding secreted Ly-6/uPAR-related protein 1-like, with protein sequence MRTMFVVLALALLVMGGSALKCNNCVPLTAGGKCRNTIETCGYNKDACVTAMFTTYPFNYFKRCIKLSDCLLLQGSPGINAVCCQRDLCN encoded by the exons ATGAGGACCATGTTTGTGGTGTTGGCTCTTGCCCTGCTGGTGATGGGTG GTTCCGCCCTAAAATGTAACAACTGTGTACCCTTGACCGCTGGTGGCAAATGTAGAAACACCATTGAAACATGTGGATATAATAAAGACGCCTGTGTCACTGCTATGTTCACCACCTACCCAT tTAACTACTTCAAGAGATGCATCAAACTGTCTGACTGCCTTCTGCTTCAGGGCAGTCCTGGGATCAATGCTGTATGCTGTCAGAGAGACCTTTGCAATTAG